In Shouchella patagoniensis, the following are encoded in one genomic region:
- a CDS encoding DinB family protein, producing the protein MAKQLISSFLDRRFQKESGFIPLMEAIKGLTAEQAYWKPSEKGNSIWQIVNHIAFWDSHILNQLKEKSNSQVNVDNDTTFEIPNDITDEEWQKTVAQINNIFQEIQVAVSQLDDSCLDEPAFEEDPLKVLLGDLAMHDSYHIGQIVYIRKLQGIPRSE; encoded by the coding sequence ATGGCAAAGCAGTTGATTAGTTCATTTCTTGACCGACGATTTCAAAAAGAGAGTGGATTTATCCCTTTGATGGAAGCGATTAAAGGTCTTACCGCAGAACAAGCATACTGGAAGCCGTCGGAAAAGGGTAATTCTATATGGCAGATTGTAAACCACATAGCTTTTTGGGATTCACATATTCTGAATCAGCTTAAAGAAAAATCTAACTCCCAAGTAAATGTTGATAATGATACTACCTTTGAGATTCCTAATGATATAACTGATGAGGAGTGGCAGAAAACGGTCGCACAAATTAATAATATTTTTCAAGAAATACAGGTTGCAGTGTCACAATTAGATGATTCATGTTTAGATGAACCAGCATTTGAAGAAGACCCACTTAAAGTTCTTTTAGGAGACTTGGCTATGCATGATTCATATCACATTGGTCAGATCGTATACATTCGCAAGCTTCAAGGTATCCCAAGAAGTGAATAA
- the rpsN gene encoding 30S ribosomal protein S14: protein MAKKSKVAKEMKRQELVQRYAKVRQELKEKGDYVALSKLPRDSSPSRLTRRCRVTGRPRGVLRDFELSRIAFRELAHKGQIPGVKKASW from the coding sequence ATGGCAAAGAAATCGAAAGTGGCCAAAGAGATGAAGCGTCAAGAACTTGTTCAACGTTACGCAAAAGTGCGTCAAGAGCTAAAGGAGAAGGGGGATTATGTTGCATTGTCTAAGTTACCAAGAGACTCCTCTCCTTCAAGGCTAACAAGAAGATGTAGAGTAACAGGAAGACCTAGAGGCGTGCTTAGAGATTTTGAATTATCTCGAATTGCTTTCCGTGAACTTGCTCATAAGGGACAAATACCTGGAGTGAAAAAAGCTAGTTGGTAG
- a CDS encoding TetR/AcrR family transcriptional regulator, whose product MKNKQYLIADARKEQIIKAAIEVLRDVGYISTSLSKIASKANTSTGLISYHFSGKEDLMNNTLLYLVEQEKSFIKEKVEKEQMNMGKLMAFIEAGIAYRGTKRGNTTALLEIVFNVRTPDDVPYFRVEINPEEELNVLLEEILYEGQKTNEFNDFDIKVVAMIIRGAISLSMSLPQNEKDIGFEDYSEKVKKNVLKMLK is encoded by the coding sequence ATGAAAAATAAACAATATTTAATAGCTGATGCACGTAAAGAACAAATTATTAAAGCCGCTATAGAGGTATTAAGAGACGTTGGCTATATAAGTACGAGCCTTTCGAAAATAGCTAGTAAAGCAAACACTAGTACAGGATTAATTTCTTATCATTTCTCTGGTAAAGAAGATTTGATGAATAATACGCTACTTTACTTGGTTGAACAAGAGAAATCTTTCATTAAGGAAAAAGTTGAAAAAGAACAAATGAACATGGGGAAATTAATGGCGTTTATAGAAGCAGGCATAGCGTATCGTGGGACAAAACGTGGCAATACCACTGCGTTATTAGAAATTGTTTTTAATGTACGTACACCAGATGATGTTCCATATTTTAGGGTGGAAATAAATCCTGAAGAAGAGTTAAATGTCTTGTTAGAAGAAATCCTTTATGAAGGACAAAAAACGAACGAATTCAATGACTTTGATATTAAAGTCGTCGCCATGATTATTAGGGGGGCTATTTCATTATCAATGTCCTTACCTCAAAATGAAAAGGATATAGGATTTGAAGATTATAGCGAAAAGGTAAAGAAGAACGTCTTAAAAATGCTCAAATAG
- a CDS encoding lactococcin 972 family bacteriocin codes for MTLSLSTNAFAAEETSGGGIVGEDYVSIFKQVGGGTWDQGTKTKGIFNKTKEVWSNYWHPSKVHGSAAQLGAKTPNRSCVKKDLTSKAFQSSSNTDLTAYTYWNTSCKL; via the coding sequence ATGACATTATCATTGTCTACTAACGCTTTTGCAGCAGAAGAAACAAGTGGGGGCGGTATTGTCGGCGAAGATTATGTTTCAATTTTCAAACAAGTTGGGGGAGGAACATGGGACCAAGGTACAAAAACCAAAGGAATTTTTAATAAAACAAAAGAAGTTTGGTCCAACTATTGGCATCCTTCCAAAGTTCACGGTTCGGCAGCGCAATTAGGAGCAAAAACTCCAAATCGTAGTTGTGTTAAAAAAGATTTAACATCTAAAGCGTTTCAATCAAGTTCAAACACTGATCTTACCGCATACACATATTGGAATACGAGTTGCAAACTTTAA
- a CDS encoding NADPH-dependent FMN reductase, which produces MFISIIMGGNHIGTKINLVALSGSIRKQSSTQKTLHSLKHFMPEKVDYGIYNVIENLPHFNPELDGDEPPEEVQVYRELLSGADGVIICTPEYIKGVPGVLKNALEWLVSSAELYTKPVAVITASGNGENAHHSLQLNLSMLNANVFEGGTLLISGADSKLNGDGEFVKSEVTASLKLLISKLIEEINKEKSY; this is translated from the coding sequence ATGTTTATATCAATCATTATGGGAGGGAATCATATCGGAACAAAAATTAATCTTGTAGCATTGTCAGGAAGTATTCGGAAACAATCGTCAACTCAAAAAACACTTCATAGTTTAAAACACTTTATGCCCGAAAAAGTTGACTATGGAATATACAATGTCATTGAAAATCTTCCGCATTTTAATCCTGAGCTAGATGGTGACGAGCCACCGGAAGAGGTGCAAGTATACAGAGAATTGCTTTCGGGAGCGGACGGAGTCATTATCTGTACACCTGAATATATAAAAGGAGTTCCTGGTGTTTTGAAAAATGCGTTAGAGTGGTTAGTATCATCTGCGGAGCTCTATACAAAACCAGTAGCAGTCATTACAGCTTCAGGCAATGGGGAAAATGCTCACCATTCATTACAGCTTAATTTAAGTATGTTAAATGCGAATGTATTCGAGGGTGGAACATTATTGATTTCAGGAGCAGACAGTAAATTGAATGGAGATGGAGAATTTGTAAAAAGTGAGGTCACTGCCTCACTAAAGTTATTAATCTCTAAATTAATTGAAGAAATTAATAAGGAAAAATCTTATTGA
- a CDS encoding GTP-binding protein, with translation MKRIPVTVLSGYLGSGKTTLLNHLLKNRDGLKVAVIVNDMSEVNIDADLVEQGAGFSRTEEKLVELSNGCICCTLREDLLIEVEKLAKQGDIDYIVIESTGISEPVPVAQTFSYIDEELNIDLTRFCKLDTMVTVVDANRFWTELRSGDSLLDRKQALGEEDEREIADLLIDQIEFCDVLILNKCDLVSEQELVKLESVLRTLQPSAKIIRSVQAEVNPREILNTNLFDFEKASESAGWLKELNAGPEAHTPETEEYGIGSFVYERKVPFHSSRFVAWGDSMPKEIVRAKGLIWCGTHNDLALLFSQAGTSVQLEPVTYWVASRPPEEQEKILVENPNLREEWDQEVGDRHSKLVFIGVALNREKIIAELDRCLMTEEERAGTWQPGPDPFGWTVEEVRE, from the coding sequence ATGAAACGAATTCCTGTTACGGTCTTAAGTGGGTATTTAGGTTCTGGGAAGACAACTTTGCTAAATCATCTATTAAAAAACCGAGACGGCTTAAAAGTTGCCGTCATTGTCAACGACATGAGTGAGGTCAATATCGATGCAGACTTAGTTGAACAAGGTGCCGGTTTTTCGAGAACTGAAGAAAAGCTTGTCGAGTTGTCGAATGGGTGCATTTGCTGTACGTTGCGCGAAGACCTTTTAATCGAAGTCGAAAAGTTGGCAAAGCAAGGAGACATCGATTACATCGTCATTGAATCGACGGGGATTAGCGAACCTGTTCCAGTTGCACAAACATTCTCCTATATTGACGAGGAGCTGAACATTGACTTGACACGGTTCTGTAAATTAGACACAATGGTCACCGTTGTTGATGCCAATCGGTTCTGGACGGAACTTCGTTCGGGTGACTCCCTTCTTGATCGTAAACAAGCGCTTGGCGAAGAGGACGAGCGGGAAATTGCCGATTTACTAATTGACCAAATTGAGTTTTGCGATGTCTTAATCTTAAATAAATGTGACTTGGTGAGTGAACAAGAGCTTGTTAAATTAGAAAGTGTGTTACGTACATTGCAGCCTTCAGCGAAGATCATTCGCTCTGTACAAGCAGAAGTAAATCCTCGTGAGATTTTAAATACGAATTTATTTGATTTTGAAAAAGCGAGTGAGTCGGCTGGATGGTTAAAGGAATTAAACGCTGGTCCAGAAGCACACACGCCAGAGACAGAAGAGTATGGAATTGGCTCATTTGTCTATGAACGAAAAGTGCCTTTTCATTCAAGTCGGTTTGTCGCTTGGGGCGATTCGATGCCCAAAGAAATTGTGCGAGCGAAAGGTTTGATATGGTGCGGTACACATAATGACTTAGCTTTGTTGTTTTCTCAAGCTGGCACATCTGTTCAATTAGAACCTGTCACCTATTGGGTGGCATCTCGTCCACCAGAAGAACAAGAAAAGATTCTAGTGGAAAATCCCAACTTGCGAGAAGAATGGGACCAAGAAGTGGGAGATCGACATAGTAAATTAGTTTTCATTGGTGTGGCGCTCAATCGGGAGAAGATCATAGCCGAATTAGATCGTTGTCTAATGACAGAGGAAGAGCGCGCGGGTACTTGGCAACCAGGTCCTGATCCTTTTGGTTGGACTGTAGAAGAAGTGCGTGAATAG
- a CDS encoding DUF4352 domain-containing protein, with the protein MKKASTLVATMVGVSLVFAACSDSEDGENNQEAPAQEDAATEEGTIDDEAEENENNEEQGEDQMELGVGDTAVMHSNISSFEFTLNSVDMVEEVDGEPSDLDAYVVASITIKNIGDEEIDAKENAGLFEYTAHLEGSGTGDQAEYYEEYEAESIKGSLAPGEEVTGTVVYTSYIEDEQYIRVKAGTAATGLINNALFTFSLDELTN; encoded by the coding sequence ATGAAAAAAGCATCAACGCTTGTTGCGACAATGGTTGGGGTTTCCCTTGTGTTCGCGGCGTGTAGTGATTCAGAAGATGGAGAAAACAATCAAGAAGCACCAGCTCAAGAGGACGCCGCGACAGAAGAGGGAACGATCGATGACGAGGCGGAGGAGAATGAAAACAATGAAGAACAAGGAGAAGATCAAATGGAGCTTGGTGTTGGCGATACAGCCGTCATGCACAGCAACATCTCTTCATTTGAATTTACATTAAACAGCGTGGACATGGTGGAGGAAGTGGATGGGGAACCGTCAGATTTAGACGCCTATGTGGTTGCTTCGATTACAATTAAGAACATCGGCGATGAAGAAATTGATGCAAAAGAAAATGCGGGGCTGTTCGAGTATACGGCTCACCTAGAAGGATCTGGTACAGGTGACCAAGCCGAGTATTATGAAGAGTACGAAGCGGAAAGCATTAAAGGAAGTCTTGCCCCGGGTGAAGAAGTGACGGGCACAGTCGTGTATACAAGTTATATAGAAGATGAACAATACATTCGCGTGAAAGCAGGGACAGCCGCTACGGGCTTGATTAACAATGCGTTATTCACATTTAGTCTCGATGAGTTAACCAATTAA
- a CDS encoding M14 family zinc carboxypeptidase, with translation MSKSKLVPFLSSVVLLLIPSIANAEVQENDSSGYVIDGPPAAGQKTDATIPHTYVPYFGQSIEQPKHILNLYPDPGVGYDTPGFQDEKWDFTTTEEMMAFLNELDHKSDLMQMEIAGYSQEGREIPLLLFTTSDSEESEDFNSKPTVWLEAQVHGSEAGAGEAALVTAQQLATGQLGEDILKEINVIIVPRVNPDGSHYYQFGSARGLWINRDHMKVDLPETKVMNQALQRFQPEVFLTSHEYGHRNWDAFADLGEEGGAPYHDFLLAKGYNLNIPASIREMADDLFIPNAFEYLEEMGYSTDTYVSFPEDYNKETGQITVTEGNASPRFEKEIAGLLPSFTFLLEGRGDRFGREGFERRVHSQVVAIESFLRTTVENKEDVKAIVAQEREELVRKGESTDDKDTIVITNTLKELEKSLEVLDIATGEVVEVPTTYLSATHAEPTLERIRPKAYLLPPAYHHVVEKLEIHGVEVKTLNEPQELTVESYTVTDQQIGDKVEEGHIINKVETEIKEETRFFPEGSYVFEMNQTSANIIALALEPESEDSYVTYNIIPVNVGDEVPVYRYMNNETLDGESVKEENEGGKLPDTSTDYLQNTLWGMFLIIVSSTLLLILKTRKKEQKE, from the coding sequence ATGTCCAAAAGCAAGCTCGTTCCATTTCTATCATCTGTCGTACTTCTTCTAATCCCTTCGATCGCCAATGCAGAAGTACAAGAAAATGATTCTTCGGGGTATGTCATTGATGGACCTCCTGCAGCGGGGCAAAAAACGGATGCAACGATCCCTCATACGTATGTACCTTATTTTGGCCAAAGTATCGAACAACCCAAGCATATTTTGAACTTGTATCCCGACCCTGGTGTCGGATACGATACGCCGGGGTTTCAAGATGAGAAGTGGGACTTCACAACAACAGAGGAAATGATGGCGTTCTTAAATGAATTAGACCACAAAAGTGATCTGATGCAGATGGAAATCGCCGGATACTCCCAGGAGGGTCGTGAAATACCGCTTCTTCTTTTTACAACGAGTGACAGTGAAGAGTCAGAGGATTTTAACAGCAAGCCAACAGTTTGGTTGGAAGCACAAGTTCACGGAAGTGAGGCCGGTGCAGGTGAAGCTGCTCTCGTAACAGCTCAACAACTTGCCACAGGTCAACTGGGCGAAGACATACTTAAAGAGATCAACGTGATTATAGTCCCTCGCGTGAACCCGGATGGATCTCATTATTATCAATTTGGAAGTGCACGGGGTCTGTGGATTAACCGGGATCATATGAAAGTAGACTTGCCAGAAACAAAGGTAATGAATCAAGCGCTTCAACGTTTTCAACCTGAGGTATTTCTGACTTCTCATGAGTACGGGCATCGAAATTGGGATGCTTTTGCCGATTTAGGAGAAGAAGGCGGAGCGCCTTACCACGATTTTCTTCTTGCGAAGGGATATAACTTAAATATCCCGGCATCGATTCGAGAGATGGCGGATGATCTGTTTATTCCTAATGCGTTTGAGTATTTAGAAGAAATGGGGTACTCGACTGATACATATGTTTCTTTTCCGGAAGATTACAATAAAGAAACTGGTCAAATCACTGTGACAGAAGGAAATGCATCACCACGTTTTGAAAAGGAAATTGCAGGGCTTTTGCCGAGCTTCACGTTCTTACTTGAAGGGAGAGGAGACCGATTTGGTCGTGAGGGCTTCGAACGTCGAGTGCATTCGCAAGTGGTTGCCATCGAGAGTTTTTTAAGAACAACTGTTGAAAACAAAGAAGACGTCAAAGCAATTGTTGCTCAAGAGAGAGAAGAACTTGTTCGCAAAGGTGAATCCACAGATGACAAGGATACAATCGTGATCACGAACACGCTAAAAGAACTTGAAAAGTCGCTTGAGGTTCTCGACATAGCTACCGGAGAGGTTGTAGAAGTTCCGACTACTTACCTAAGTGCGACTCATGCCGAACCAACCTTGGAGCGTATCCGTCCAAAAGCCTATCTGTTGCCTCCGGCTTACCACCATGTTGTTGAAAAGCTTGAAATACATGGCGTTGAAGTAAAAACACTGAATGAACCACAGGAATTGACAGTGGAGAGCTATACGGTTACCGATCAGCAAATAGGGGACAAGGTCGAGGAAGGTCATATCATTAACAAAGTTGAAACTGAGATAAAAGAAGAAACAAGGTTTTTCCCTGAGGGCAGCTATGTTTTTGAAATGAACCAGACGTCGGCTAACATCATTGCTTTGGCCCTTGAACCAGAGTCAGAAGATAGCTATGTCACTTATAACATAATCCCTGTTAATGTAGGTGATGAAGTACCCGTGTACCGATATATGAATAATGAAACACTTGATGGTGAGAGTGTAAAGGAAGAGAATGAAGGAGGAAAGCTCCCCGATACTTCCACAGATTATTTACAGAATACCTTATGGGGCATGTTTCTTATCATCGTCTCTAGCACCTTGCTTTTGATCCTTAAAACAAGAAAGAAAGAGCAAAAAGAATAG
- a CDS encoding peptidoglycan recognition protein family protein, whose product MELKQDLIPVSNANRPQTFLDPSYLTIHETGNRSVGANAAMHAIYVKGQDAIARQVSWHITIDDREAIQHLPFNEVGWHAGREGNHNSIGIEICVNQDGDFQRARANAISVVQQLMQELSLSVDDVVTHQKWTGKNCPENLLKSWDQFKQDVQEGGNPCATNRRTPVTCHCGYVMGL is encoded by the coding sequence ATGGAACTTAAACAAGATCTTATTCCTGTATCGAACGCAAACCGTCCGCAAACCTTCCTTGATCCATCGTATCTAACGATTCATGAAACGGGGAATCGATCGGTTGGCGCAAACGCCGCGATGCATGCGATTTACGTAAAGGGGCAAGATGCCATCGCTAGGCAGGTGTCATGGCATATTACAATCGATGATCGAGAGGCGATTCAGCATTTGCCTTTTAATGAAGTGGGCTGGCATGCAGGGCGAGAAGGCAACCACAATTCAATTGGAATTGAAATTTGTGTCAATCAGGATGGAGACTTCCAAAGAGCAAGAGCGAACGCAATCTCTGTCGTGCAGCAATTGATGCAAGAATTATCCCTCTCGGTTGATGATGTGGTGACACACCAAAAGTGGACAGGGAAGAACTGTCCAGAGAATTTGCTGAAGTCGTGGGATCAATTTAAACAAGATGTACAAGAAGGGGGCAACCCCTGCGCCACCAATCGAAGGACGCCTGTTACGTGTCATTGCGGATACGTTATGGGTCTATGA
- the asnB gene encoding asparagine synthase (glutamine-hydrolyzing) has protein sequence MCGFIGELLHHANNHTSEERWSESLEAIHHRGPDSTGNYQDSFVRLGFKRLSIIDIEHGHQPLSYENGRYQIIFNGEIYNYVELKAELTERGYLFETDSDTEVLLALYAFEGKESVKKLRGMFAFAIWDTEKGELFCARDPFGIKPFYYVKDEERFFFASELKSINPILDEQAIVHESLQHYTTFQFVPEPRALTKNVHKLLPGHTLTITNQLDETIKPYATRSFKPKTGIDPSQLAKMTKALLRDSVAKHMRSDVPVGAFLSSGIDSTSIVALAKELHPNLKTFTVGFGNEGFSEIDIAKDTAAKLGVENISKVITPEEFIQELPNIIWHMDEPVADPAAVPLYFVAKEASKHVKVVLSGEGADELFGGYNIYREPIDLAWFKRIPMGLHKPLNGLFHQLPGAVKGRNYFIRGTTPIETRYIGNAFIFSEAEKAQLFKHYDPTMPYTDITKPLYQDIPNYDESTKMQYIDMHTWLPGDILVKADRMTMAHSIELRVPFLDKDIFAFARTIERDAKLKNKTTKHVLREAMKEYIPSTIVPRKKLGFPVPIRHWLKNEMYDWTKTLIKESKTASTYFHTDFLLNLLEDHAAGKADNSRKLWTIICFILWHQVHVEKSVTSPNQIVNMMRVTKEEREEVDAL, from the coding sequence ATGTGTGGGTTTATCGGTGAGTTGTTGCATCATGCCAACAACCATACATCTGAAGAACGATGGAGTGAATCGCTTGAAGCCATTCACCATCGTGGACCTGATAGCACAGGCAATTACCAGGATAGCTTTGTTCGACTGGGTTTTAAACGGTTGAGCATTATCGATATAGAACACGGACATCAACCCCTTTCCTATGAAAACGGTCGATATCAGATTATTTTTAATGGTGAAATCTATAATTATGTGGAGCTTAAAGCGGAGCTGACCGAAAGAGGCTACCTTTTCGAAACCGATTCTGACACGGAAGTATTGCTCGCTCTTTATGCGTTTGAAGGAAAAGAATCGGTCAAAAAGCTAAGAGGCATGTTTGCGTTCGCCATATGGGATACTGAAAAAGGCGAACTTTTTTGTGCCCGTGATCCCTTTGGCATTAAACCGTTCTACTATGTAAAAGACGAGGAGCGCTTTTTCTTTGCCTCAGAATTAAAATCGATCAATCCGATTTTAGACGAGCAAGCGATTGTGCATGAGTCGTTACAACATTATACAACGTTTCAGTTCGTGCCAGAACCACGTGCCTTAACAAAGAACGTGCATAAGCTTTTGCCAGGCCATACATTAACGATTACGAATCAATTAGATGAAACGATTAAACCCTATGCAACGCGCTCATTCAAACCAAAAACGGGAATTGATCCTTCCCAACTTGCCAAAATGACGAAAGCGCTCTTGCGCGATTCCGTTGCGAAACATATGCGTTCTGACGTACCGGTAGGCGCTTTTCTATCGAGTGGAATTGACTCCACCTCGATTGTCGCGTTAGCAAAAGAGCTCCACCCTAACTTAAAAACATTCACTGTCGGGTTCGGAAATGAAGGGTTCAGTGAAATTGACATCGCGAAAGACACAGCGGCGAAACTCGGCGTTGAAAACATTAGCAAAGTCATTACACCTGAAGAATTTATCCAAGAGCTGCCTAATATCATTTGGCACATGGACGAGCCTGTCGCTGACCCAGCAGCAGTCCCGCTTTATTTTGTCGCCAAAGAAGCAAGCAAACACGTAAAAGTAGTCCTCTCTGGTGAAGGGGCAGACGAACTGTTTGGCGGATATAATATATACCGCGAACCGATCGACTTGGCCTGGTTTAAACGAATTCCGATGGGACTTCACAAACCATTAAATGGTCTATTTCATCAACTACCTGGCGCTGTGAAGGGACGAAACTACTTCATTCGTGGAACAACGCCGATTGAAACACGTTACATTGGCAACGCCTTTATTTTTTCAGAAGCAGAAAAAGCGCAGTTGTTTAAACACTATGATCCTACTATGCCTTATACGGATATAACCAAACCACTTTATCAAGACATACCGAATTATGATGAATCAACAAAAATGCAGTACATTGACATGCATACGTGGTTACCAGGTGACATTCTCGTGAAAGCCGATCGTATGACGATGGCACACTCGATTGAACTACGGGTTCCATTTTTAGACAAAGACATCTTTGCCTTTGCCCGTACGATTGAACGTGACGCCAAGCTCAAAAACAAGACTACGAAGCACGTCCTACGTGAAGCGATGAAGGAATACATTCCATCTACCATCGTTCCACGAAAGAAACTAGGCTTTCCTGTCCCAATTCGCCACTGGCTCAAGAACGAAATGTATGACTGGACCAAAACACTAATTAAAGAAAGCAAAACAGCAAGCACCTACTTCCACACCGACTTCTTGTTAAACTTGCTTGAAGACCACGCAGCCGGAAAAGCCGATAACAGCCGCAAGCTCTGGACGATTATCTGCTTTATTCTCTGGCACCAAGTGCACGTGGAAAAGAGCGTAACGAGCCCAAACCAAATTGTCAACATGATGCGGGTGACAAAGGAAGAACGTGAAGAAGTAGACGCATTATAG
- a CDS encoding TraB/GumN family protein, translated as MRKRLLGLSLVFIMLFIAGCSSTNHEPVESEGAFEEENEQETSETSLDYEGEGGFLWEIVHGETTMYVQGTIHLGHEDFYPLASEIEEAYESSDVVLPEINMFEADVNEEDISEMALFKEGTTLADVLSEESYAELSDIFEQNKMAVKDYNHFQPWFVESLLGQISSEESELAPEYGVDLYFLKRSLEDDKEIVELETVEGQYDMLSNFSMETQVKMLEGTIEEHDQVVNSLNQLGYNWIHGEKDAFIDQLSEGFEEMGEEYQQEMNDNRNLNMASKLDEILQKDDGQTYFVIIGSAHVLIDPSVPSELEEKGYEIERIY; from the coding sequence ATGAGGAAACGATTATTAGGGCTAAGTTTAGTATTCATTATGCTTTTTATAGCGGGTTGCTCAAGCACTAATCATGAGCCTGTAGAAAGCGAAGGAGCATTTGAGGAAGAAAACGAACAGGAGACAAGTGAAACGTCTCTTGATTATGAGGGAGAAGGAGGGTTTTTATGGGAGATTGTACATGGCGAAACGACCATGTATGTGCAAGGAACTATACATTTAGGTCACGAAGACTTTTATCCTCTTGCTTCTGAAATTGAAGAAGCCTATGAGAGTTCAGATGTTGTCCTTCCGGAAATTAATATGTTTGAAGCAGATGTGAATGAAGAAGATATCAGTGAGATGGCTCTATTTAAGGAGGGTACCACTCTGGCTGATGTTCTATCGGAAGAGTCTTATGCCGAGCTGTCGGATATATTTGAACAGAACAAAATGGCAGTAAAGGATTACAACCATTTTCAGCCATGGTTTGTAGAAAGCTTACTAGGTCAAATTAGTAGTGAGGAAAGTGAGCTAGCTCCAGAGTATGGCGTTGATTTATATTTCCTTAAACGTTCTTTAGAGGATGATAAGGAGATTGTGGAATTAGAAACCGTTGAAGGGCAATATGACATGTTAAGTAATTTTAGTATGGAAACGCAAGTGAAAATGTTAGAGGGGACTATAGAGGAACATGATCAGGTAGTGAATTCTCTCAATCAATTAGGGTACAACTGGATTCATGGTGAAAAGGATGCTTTTATTGATCAGCTATCGGAAGGTTTCGAGGAAATGGGTGAAGAATATCAACAGGAGATGAATGATAATCGTAATCTTAATATGGCCAGTAAGCTTGATGAAATCTTACAAAAGGATGATGGGCAGACTTATTTTGTCATTATCGGTTCAGCTCATGTTCTAATTGATCCAAGTGTACCAAGTGAGCTTGAAGAGAAAGGGTATGAAATCGAACGGATTTATTAA
- a CDS encoding YvrJ family protein, with amino-acid sequence MNHLPDWAILLGNFGFPTVVAVYLLIRFEKRIENLTDAIRELERTAHRQNRGNQ; translated from the coding sequence ATGAATCATTTACCTGATTGGGCCATTTTGCTTGGGAATTTCGGGTTTCCTACAGTGGTAGCCGTCTATTTGCTTATCCGGTTTGAAAAGCGGATTGAGAATTTAACGGACGCCATCAGGGAATTGGAACGCACCGCACATAGACAAAATAGGGGGAATCAGTAA